TTCAAACACCTCACAAGCATGGATTGTATCCATGACTACAGCTATATGCTGAGTCTTTTTGGATCTTGCAGCAAATCACTGAAGCTGGAGGTGGTCTTGGGGACCTCTGATGCCCGTGGTGAATCAGGGGTTTCCTGGGATTGAAGGGGCTCCTGGATGTGCACTTAACTACCTACCAGGACGTTGAGGGCAACCGTTCTGGGATCCTCAGCACACGTGCAGAACTAACCAGAGGCGTGAAGAAAGGCTGCTGCTGGGGCAGATTAAAGCTTGTGCCTGAGCAATCTCTTCATCCTGTGGATATCCAACGACTCCCTTTGTTGCTTGTGTAGGTTCCTAAGAGTGAAGCCTTGGAGGTCACCAAATTCGCTATAGATGTTGGGTTCCGCCATATCGACTGTGCTCATTTGTACCAAAATGAAGCGCAGGTTGGAGAGGCCATTCGAAGCAAGATTGCAGATGGCACTGTGAAGAGACAAGACATCTTCTACACTTCAAAGgtgctgtgtgtggtgtgtgtgcagatgTGTGCAAGAGGTTGTGTGCAGGTGACAACTATGTAATAGGATCAGTAGTTGTCTGGTGAATGGTGCTTATTGGTGAGACTTGTTTTCCacccatatttatatattaaatctaGTAACCCCACTCCCCCCGCAAAAGAAGAGCGTGATGGTAACCTTTTCTTCATCGACGTCTTCAAGTTGTGATTGTAGAGTAAAGTCACTTTACTTCACTGAGCCTAGATCAGAGCTGTGTGATTTCGTATGGACTAATGAATCAGATAGAACTGTGCTCACATTATAGCTTTCCTTACCATCTTTGTGACTTTCTAAAATGTCTTCAAATTCTAAATCTCCGTTCTCACTTTCATCAATAAGAGAGGGAAATAGGAGAGGCACTTTGTGTATCATAGAAGATCTAGCCGAAGTGTCTTGAATTACGTACTGCTCATATTAGTATGTTCAAAGCACCTTTCCTATAGTTGTGTAAACAAAGGGATACCAATTATGCATGAGAGGGCTGATGCTTTGATAGAATTAGATGAAGATTGTGCACTGCTTCTCAATTCTATGAAACACAATTCAGGTGATGGGTATGGTAATTATTtgataatactttttatttcttggatCATTTCCTTCCATTGTGAATGATGTACTGATGATAAAaccaatgaaataataaagaatacatGGGTTAGTTAGATCGGAAATGGAACTGAAAAGGAAACTCACTGGTTTTCCTTTGTGGTCATCCATTTCTAATCGggaaaaatgtctactttttaagtgaaagaagaaaaacaaaatcacctaCAGCATTATTTAACACAGTTTCCATTCTTTAACCTCTGCAGCTTTGGTGCACCTCCCTTCGACCAGAGCTGGTGCGACCAGCCTTGGAAAAGTCACTGAAAAATCTGCAACTGGACTATGTGGACCTCTATATTATGCATTTTCCAATGGCTCTGAAGGTGGGCAGTGTGTGTAATCACATCCATGTATTCCTTGTGTGAGAATGTCTGTCTACTTGCCTGGATGGTTGGATTAGGCTTTTCCTCTGTAGGATGTAGCGATGCTTACATGGATGACTACACGATATAGGGCAGAATTCCGAAAATCATAATTTCTGAATATCTTTTTACTGAGTTTCTTTGGAATCCTTAATTTCCTTTCGATGCCTCCAAGAGTAAAGAGTTCAACAATCTCACACGCTCTGTCTCAAACACTTGAGGACATAAACATAGGCGTGTTCAGCACAGGGGACTGGTTATGACTCCGAGCCCCCTGGGGGTTGCATGAACACAGAGTTTGGTGCAGCCGTGCTGAGCAATGAAACTGCCCTGCACTTGAACAGGATGCGTTCATCTCCGCTTTCACCCTTTCACATTGAGCAGATGTGGTGGCGGTCTCTCTGGGAGAGTCTGAACCTAGCAGCCTTTATAGGGACCTGGGAGACCTTGCCTACACTGTTGGCTGTCTCCATGATGAGTTTTATAGACTGCACTTAGCCATTAAGAACTGTATTATGTAGaactcttgattttaaaaaaatctactcaatttctaaatttctatttaCAGAGATCTACTCAAGCCATCCTGTGCAAAAGAGCTTATTGGACTATGTAGTTGGCAAGTCCCAGCCATGGATAGATTTAAGGATTTGCAGGACTCTTCAGAAATGtctccctttattttttctgtcCCTTAAGTTCCTATTACTCttggtttgctttatttttatctcaacATTTTCCATCAGTGTCAAATTAACATTGATCAGGTCAAGGTCATGAACATTTGAGAGTATGCCGGGATCTTCCACCTTCCATACTAACTtcaaggggatatgtgtataaaaacagatgattgaacttggtgtaccccccggaaaaaaaaaaaagagagagagagtcttgCTGGCTCATATGCCTGCCCTGGTGCTATCAGATGTTCAGAGGTAAAAGGAACACAGCACTGGTTGTTAGGCTTAGGTCAAGATTGCATTGCAATTTTTTCCCGGAAGTAAAGCCATGTAACTCTTtgacattttttacataaatcACTATGAGTCCACTTTAGGACCTAGGAAAATCCTATTTATTAAAACATATAGTAAGTGTAGGAGATCTAGAATGTTGCAACAGCTGCCTGGCAGCCTGGCTGAGGGTGGGGGATTATTTTGTGACGTCTCTAAGATGACTGCTTCTATTCCAGCCAGGGGAGGAACTTTTGCCAAAAGAcgaaaatggaaaaatgatattTGACACAGTGGATCTCTGTTGCACGTGGGAGGTGAGTCCGTGGAGGAGAGAGCCCggggaggaagccaggagaggGGCGCCTGCTTCACTTCTTGCACCTGTGAGAATGGGCTGTGGGCCATCAGATTCCACACTTCATGAACTCTAAAGAGCTGTTACACTGGGGATGCGGTGGGGGAATCAGTGCTGACATGTTAGAGGAACGCAGGAGAATTTGGGACAATGAAGATGAGCATCTCCTTCCTTCAATGTGATGGATCTTCTCCCAGGTTTTGCTAAGGAGGAGGCAGTACTTCTTATTCTTGCGTCACGACcttcttccccttttttcttcttgattcaatgcTAATTCTTGACAGGAAACCttgttaacagattttttttaggtATTTATTCTTGATCTATAGCCCATTCCAAATCATGTTCacccccacttcctccccaggccctggagaAGTGCAAGGATGCAGGACTGGCCAAGTCCATCGGGGTGTCCAACTTTAACCGCAGGCAGCTGGAGAGGATCCTGAGCAAGCCGGGGCTCAAGTACAAGCCCGTCTGCAACCAGGTGAGGGTCTCggtctcctctccttcctgctcttcATAACCTCCATCTCGTGCTACAGTCAGGTGTCTATTTGTCCTCCCCTCTTCTTCATCCTACCTTTGTGGGACAGAAGATTCTAGAGAGCAGAGCCTCTGTCTGGAAGGGTGTGAATTGATCCCATGATGGTAACTGTGTTTGAGAAAGTCTTGGTGGAAAAGGTGAGGAGGGCTTCCTGTTAAGTTGTGGGTAGGAATTTAGGGAAGGGAAAGCAGATGAAAGAGGGTTAGAAGAGTTACCCAGAACGTAGAGCAAGGAGGCATTTCCCTGAGCTCGAAGGATGACCAGTAATTGGATGCTGAAAGTGCCTTGGAAGGAATTGTGTACAGGCAGGTGGACCATGAGAGCATGGAATGGGAAGTAAATAAAGAAAGAGCAAAGATCAGATGAGATAGGTGCTAAGGGTTTGTGTGGGGGGTTGGATGCCCGAATCCTTAGTCTTGGTGTGTCTGCCTTAGGAGTCTTCAACAGGAAGCCTAGTGCGCAGACAAATTTGCTGGAGACTATGAAGGTCATCCAGGTTAGATGGATGACATTAAAGGCTTATGGTGATACTAACAGTAGATGAAATATTCGCTCAGGAATTGGAGCAGATCTTGTGATTTACTCGGTCTTGGTATGGTTCTCCCACTGATTTCTACCGTAAAATTGACTGTTTAAACACATTTTCTCTGTTTGAGTCTGTGCTCTtatatttctgttgtatttttacCTTATGGTGGAGAGAAAACTTAGTGTGAGAGTCATCCTCTTACGTTTTAAGTATACCATGCGGTGCAATGCCATGCACTATTGTTAACCTTAGGAACAATGCGGTAGAGCAGACCTCTAGGATTTATTCATCTTGTGTGGTCGAGACTTCACACCCATTCATAGCaactcccagtttccccttcctccaggccctgacaaccaccactctactctttACTTCTACCCGTTCACCAATTTAGATattaatgtttgtctttctgcGACTCTTGTATTTCATAGAACGTAATGTCCACAAGGTACAACCTGAGGTCAAGCAGTAAGACGCTTCTGCAGAAAATGTAGCGTGTAAAATTCAAGGATTGTGTagagatacatagatagatagatagatagataggataagtggatagatagatatgtgcggtgaatcaaaaattatctgcactctggctgtagaatttatagaactTTAACACTTctataaattgtgtgtgtgtgtgtgtgtatggatatACATATGACATCAATGTCTTcgattataaaaattttttaaaattaatgtgatTTTAGCATAAATTTTGCCTCCAAGTTTTCATTGAGAAAATTTTCAGGTATTAGAAATGTTAGGAGTATGATAGAGAACGTCTGTTCTCCTTTTAGTATGCAAAATTTGTCACATTTTGCCACATTGCCAGGGGtatatgaatgcatatatatttatatatataatattttgtctACCTTGATCACATTGTGGTTCACATGTCACTGTGAGTCATGCTTCtcgagctcttttttttttttcattttttcatgtgtttattggccataaTGGGTTATTTACTTGCTTTTATACTTTTGCTGTTCTTCTGTTGGCTATTAGAGTTAAAGTACGGTATTTCAGTACAATGAAATAGTATTCCAACATTGAGGAGAATGGGGAAATTacatgaataaaatagaaatattattataCCATTTCAAGTAAAATAATGCAAATTGCTATGTAGTGTaggatttcatttttcatttggatAATAGATATAGAGAATATGAACATCCACTGCTGAAAGGGCATTTTCTCTCCTAACTCCTGTCTTCTCAAGTTCTTTGAACCTAGCACGGTGGTCActccatcatttatttttaaccatgATATCTAGACAGGTTCGCAACAAACATAATAGATGCATTAGACTATCATCTTGTGATGTTAGttagttcttttctttatttccagttCCTATAAAAGAGTAGATAGATCGGAGCTCCTCACTACATGAAGGTTAAACATTTTGACAAGATCACGTCCTTCGCAGGCGGAGCCCCTCTGATTTCACCCCAGTGGGAAGCACATAGTGACCAGTGGTCCCGCTGTGAGTGACGGCACTTTGTCCTCCTGGTGACGCTGGTGGCAGCTGGATGTGCTGCTGCGAATGTGGATTTCCCTGCTGAAATCACCTCGTCACCTGTTGCATGATAATTGTTGTCAGGGCAAGTGAGACTCTCCCCAAATTTTCACATAATCGTTGAGAATCCATCAGTGACTTTCACCTGAATGAATTATTTCATTGGGATGTTTTTCAATACTTTCCATGTAAATACTCTTTTTAATCTTCTGACCtaacattttattgtaaaaacatAATTCCGTCATTAAGTCAGCAGAAAATACCTTATTCCTATCAGACAAGGGAAAAGTGTCACTCCTCCCACTAACTGCCAGTTTCTGAGAAGGGGTTTATTGTAATAATCAGCATCCGTGGGGGCaactatttttgttcttttgctgTCTCATCACTGGGGACTCAGGGATGTTTATTTGCGGAGCCTGTTACGTGCGCTTCTACTCATTACTCCTTTTGATGCTCACATCGGCCCAAACGTCACCAGTGGGATCCCCAGCAAACGGGCTCTTCTAGTCCTTCACACGTTTCTTCATGGCTCTTGGGACAAAGTCTTGCTTCTCGCAAAATGCGATGTCCAGGACTCAGACAGTTGTTTTCCTGTCTCAGATCTGGAATTAGGCTTGTCTCCTGGTAGTGTATTTAGTAACTGAGATCTGGTCCCTAGAATTGCTTTTTCTCAGGATtgtcattctttttgtttcttacttTTGCAGGGACAGAggtataaaatgtgttttttaaaaaatcataataaaaaaatcattacttgATGTTGACACTTCCAGTTTAAATTTAATGTtacacagtttttttctttagatttttcttaacttttaaccTATGTCTGTCCTATTAACATTACCTTTTCATGGACTCTGGCACTCTTCTCTGTTGTAATTCTACAGGTGGAATGTCATCCTTATCTCAATCAGAGCAAACTGTTGGATTTCTGCAAGTCAAACGATATTGTTCTTGTTGCCTACGGTGCTCTGGGATCCCAGCGATTAAAAGATTGGTAATGAACCCTATTGAAGACAATGGGAAGTTTACCTAAAATTCAGTTTTTGATGAAATATTTGTAGTCATACTGTACTCAGTGCTCTGGAGATAACTCTCAACTTGcttgggggagagaggggagggatggaaggaatCCTTCTCTGTTGTCTTCCCATTACCCAGCcaatttttttacattatatgTGTCTTGTTGTAGTTTAATCAATAACAAGTGTCTGCATTAAAATCTATATATAATCCCCCCGTTGAGACCTGAGACATCAGCTTATTTTTTAACTAATGAACACAATGCTAGTAATAGACTCTCCAAGCCTCCCTTACCTTATGTCCAAAATCAAGACAGCAACATGTAACTCCCAGGTCGTTCATGATTgagaaaaaattacaatttgaATCCTTTTTGTAAACACCTGTAGAAGTATTGCACACTGTAAGTAATGATGAAATGAATAGTTCTCATTTTGAGACTACTCGAATTTTATCAATACCTGAGACAGTTAAACTAAAAAATATCCCAatcttttgcttctctttctcctttcatgCTCCTGTACTTACTTTGGGGCTATGATTGGAGAAGAAAAACAGCCACTGagatgtaaaatagaaaaaacacgATTGTGGAAACCTTGATATCAACTCAACCGTGAATCCAAATGACCTGGAGAGCTTTGTAAACCCAGGCTGGGAGGTGCCGCAGTTGAGTTTCTGATTCGGTGTGTCTGCAGTTAAGCCATGGAGTTTGCATGTCTCACAAGGTCCCAGGTGACACTGAggctgctggcccagggaccacagtttgagaagcactggtctggCGTGGACCTACGTGGTGTCTTTGGGAAGCCAGCTAACAAGCTAAATACTCACTCTCAGCTCCTCAGCATTTCTGAATTTCCTTGCAGGATAAACCCGAACCACCCAGTTCTCTTGGACGACCCCGTTCTTTGTGCCATTGCGAAAAAGCACAAGCAAACCCCAGCTCTGGTCGCCCTTCGCTACCAGCTGCAGCGCGGGGTTGTGGTCCTGGCCAAGAGTTACAACACGAAGCGGATCAAAGAGAACATGcaggtgatgagtggggctggGGCACAGGGCTCCCCACCAGGATCCTTCACGAGGGTCCCTCTTTGTCCGGCTCTCAAGACCATCTCTGGGCCAAGATGAGTTGCCTGTTATTTCCCGTGCCCGTGTGCCTCGTGTATATTCCTCGTGGCTGTCTCCTCCTGCTGTGGCAACAGGGCAGGTGGCATGGCTGCGGAGGGTGAAGATGGGACAGAAAACAGAGGTTTTAGTTGCAGCCTCACATCTGCAATTTGTTCTGTCACCCTGTGCAAGTgacatcttcttttcttcattctccaaTGAGGAAATTGGCTTATGTGGTTTTCTTAGACCCCTTGGGCTGCTACAACCAATAGCGCAGATTGGGTGGCTTAGAAAAAAGGTAAACTGATTTCTCACTGTTCTAAAAGCCGGAGGTGAGAGATCATGGTGCCCGTGTGGTCAGGTGAGGATGCTCTTCCAGGTCACAGACGTCTCCTTGCCTCCTCACGTGGTCGAAGCGGCAACAGAGCCCTCCCAAGTGTCTTATATGATAGATGATGTTATTTAactctcattcatgagggctccagcATCATGAGCTACTCACGACTGCAAGGCACCCCATTCTAATACCATCACGGGGGGGTGAGGTTTCCAACAGCTGGGCAGCACACAGATTCTAGCAGCAATCTTCATCCTCTGAACCATCATGGTTTTATGCTGCATTTCTCTGGATAGTAACACAGTTTCATTTTCATACTTGTAGTCTCCCTGAGTTTCTGCCTTTCCGAAGAAATTCCTGTTCAAGACTGCACCCAATTTTGCTAGGGTGTTTGCCTTTTGATTTCTGTGTAGGAGACCATGAATACACCATTACCTCAGCTGTACAGCCAAGTCTCCCCAGCTGAGGGGTCTGATGGAGAGATCACGTATGCATCTCGTGATTCTGTGGTGTGAGAACAGCCTGCACTCAGCTCAGCTGGGCTCCCTCACGTGTGTGCAGTCAATGCCGAGCAGGTTGGCAGTTGTGCTCTAGCAGGTGGGGTGGCTGTTGTCACAGCAGCCCGCACCCTTCTCCACGTCCCTTTTCGTGTGTAGCTGATGGACGGTGGCCACTAACCTGGTGATCATCTGAGCACAGGGGTGAGAGCCCAAGGCAGTGACCAGGGAAAAAACCCTGTCGTGTCTAGGCTCAGAACTGCCTTAGCATTTCCTCTTCCAAATTTCATTCTCCAATGCAGGTTACAGGTCAGGCCAATTCAAAGGGCAGGAAAGTATTACCCTGaaaaattgtttttgtctttgcatCCAAATTTAACTCCATATTACAGCTGGAACTGACTTTCTAATGTGATATGAAGACGGATATATGTGGGTTTCTGTATGTTTAAGTGGAAATCTAAATGCCCCTATTTCCCACAGATTTTTGTTACCAGCTCTGTCATATATCAAGTGTCCAGAAGTGCATTTCTGGCCTCTCTCTTCTATTTAACTATTTACTTTTCTGCACTCTCTTTCTGTAGTGGAAAGTAGTCTTGCTGTTCAGAACGGTACTTTGTTCTTCTCCAAGGTTGTCCTGGCAGCTTTGGTTACCTGTTCTTTTATGTAAAACTGAGGATCACCTTACCGTCTTCATACACAGAAGAATGTATGTTTAAAGCTTTGGTTCCTGTTGCTTTGAAACCCTAGATCACTTTGGAGCAACGTGATTCCTTTACAAAACTGCACTTTCCATTCCGTGACTATGATATGAATGTTTAAGTGTTTGGGTGTTCTTTAGTCTTTTCAGCACATTTCATACCTTTCTCCACAAAGGCATTGGAGAGGCTTTCACAGGCGGGTCCTCCTTCCACTACTCGCTTAAGCTCAAAGCTGTGTCATGTGTAGGGCTTGTGGGAAGAAAAACGCTGTCTCATGTTAGCTCCAGTGCAGGCATTTTGTCCAAATTGTCCAACTGCCCCTTTGCTTGGAAAAAGATGATTcgagtttctttgttttctgtcacaAGCAATTCACTTAGAAGGCTTTGGGACGGAAGCACTGTAGGCCTTTGTTCTGTGAACTGgagcagagaaggagggggagtgggaaggagaggTGAGAACCCAGCAGAAGGACTCCCAGGCTGGTCCACTTGGAAGCTGGGGAGAGGCAAGGCTTCCCTGCACCCTCTTCTTGTCCCCATTCGGCTGGAAAGTCCTCCAGTGCCCAGGAGGAGGCCAGCTCCTTGGGGGAGAGTTTCATGTGAAACTTCTTTCCATTCTGCAGGTGTTCAACTTTGAACTGACTTCAGAAGATATGAAAGCAATTGATGGCCTCAACAAAAATTTAAGATATTATGATTTACTCGTGTAAGTGACTTGCAGAGGTTTCACACACACTGTGTTCTGTAGAGGCAGGTCAGCAGCGGAATAAGCTTTCTGAAAGCTTAGTTTCAGGGAGACAAGCCTGATTTCCAGTGTAGAAGGAAACCAGGGCTTCCTGTAGACCTCAGCCCAGAGGTTTCCTCCAGGGCTCAGTCTCTGACGTGAGAGAAATGTGAGCGGGGCCCAGGGCAGCCCTTGAGTAAACTCACCAAAGTGCACATCATGGTGAATTCACTACTTTATGTCCCTAATCTCTGTGGCTGGTGCACTTCCTCTCAGGGCTGATGCACCCGTTAGACACCCAGGCACAGTGCCTCCAGCCCGCTATTCTCTTAGGGCCCTATGACAATGCttcatctttaattatttttacaattggAGGAAACAATTAGATTAGTAATGACCGTGTCATCATGAGTCCAGCCTGGACATGTTCTTTCCTATCTGAACACAGCTGTGAATGTGTGGCTGGTGTGTTTTACGGAGGAGGCGCCCACGGAGGCCAATGTG
The window above is part of the Hippopotamus amphibius kiboko isolate mHipAmp2 chromosome 4, mHipAmp2.hap2, whole genome shotgun sequence genome. Proteins encoded here:
- the LOC130851343 gene encoding dihydrodiol dehydrogenase 3-like, with the protein product MDRKCPPLKLSDGHFIPVLGFGTYAPEEVPKSEALEVTKFAIDVGFRHIDCAHLYQNEAQVGEAIRSKIADGTVKRQDIFYTSKLWCTSLRPELVRPALEKSLKNLQLDYVDLYIMHFPMALKPGEELLPKDENGKMIFDTVDLCCTWEALEKCKDAGLAKSIGVSNFNRRQLERILSKPGLKYKPVCNQVECHPYLNQSKLLDFCKSNDIVLVAYGALGSQRLKDWINPNHPVLLDDPVLCAIAKKHKQTPALVALRYQLQRGVVVLAKSYNTKRIKENMQVFNFELTSEDMKAIDGLNKNLRYYDLLVFADHPEYPYSEE